A segment of the Serratia fonticola genome:
AAGTATCTTTACCCTGAGTAGTGTGCTGCTTATAATGGCCCTTCTCTGGGGTATGGCGCTCTGCTCTATACTTATTAAGCAATCACTGCTAAAGGATGCACTACATGAAAAAGTGGTCACATCTACTCGCAGCCGGGATGATGGCACTGAGCTTCTGCTCTGCAAATGCCGCTGATGACGGCAAAACCCTCTATTTCTACAACTGGACTGAATACGTCCCACCAGGCCTGCTGGAACAGTTCACCAAAGAAACCGGCATCAAGGTGATTTACTCCACCTATGAATCCAACGAAAGCATGTATGCCAAGCTGAAAACCTACAAGGATGGTGCTTACGATCTGGTGGTACCCTCAACCTATTTCATCGCCAAGATGAGCAAGGAAGGCATGCTGCAGAAGATCGATAAAAGTAAACTCAGCAACTTTAAAGATCTCGATCCCAGCCTGTTGCATAAATCATTCGATCCGCAAAACGACTACTCCATCCCCTATATCTGGGGCGCGACCGCCATCGGCATCAACACCGAGGCTATCGATCCGAAGAGCATTACGTCCTGGGCCGATTTGTGGAAACCAGAATATAAAGGCAGCTTGTTACTCACCGACGATGCACGTGAGGTGTTCCAGGTAGCCCTGCGCAAGCTTGGCTATTCGGGCAATACCACCGATCCGAAACAGATCGAGGCGGCCTATAACGAATTGAAAAAGCTGATGCCAAACGTCCTGGCCTTTAACTCTGACAACCCCGCTAACCCCTATATGGAAGGTGAAGTTAATCTGGGCATGCTGTGGAACGGCTCAGCTTATGTCGCGCGGCAGGCAGGCACCCCAATCGAGATCGTTTGGCCGAAAGAAGGCGGAATTTTCTGGATGGACAGCCTGGCTATCCCCGCCAACGCCAAGAATGTCGACGGCGCGCTGAAGCTGATCAACTTCCTGCTACGCCCGGAAATTGCGGTACAGGTGGCGGAAACCATCGGTTACCCAACCCCTAATCTGGCGGCCAGAAAGCTGTTACCGAAAGAAATTGCCGACGATAAATCGCTGTATCCCGATGACGCCGTCATTGAGAACGGCGAATGGCAAAATGATGTTGGTGAAGCCAGCACGCTGTATGAAACCTATTTCCAAAAGCTGAAAGCCGGACGCTGATTTGGGCTGATGGTAAGCTGCGGCAGTAAACCTGCGGCACTTTAAGTTCCCTCTCCCTAAGGGAGAGGGAAAACGGCACTGAACTTCACCCTGCCTAGCGTTATGGCTTGTCTGCCCGCTCAACCTTGCCCATCAGGAATTTGTGCACAAAGCGTGGCACCACTTCACTGGCCGGGCCGTAATGCTTCTCTTCGAACTGACTTTCTACCTGGCTTGGCTCCAGATTCAGCTCCATGGTATAGGCCCCCCCAAGACGGGCTTCGTGGACAAAACCCGCCGCGGGATAAACGTTGCCAGAGGTGCCAATCGCCACGAAGAAATCGGCTTTGGCCAACGCGGTATAGATCTCATCCATCCCCAGCGGCATTTCCCCAAACCACACCACATGTGGCCGCAACGGGGCGGGAAATTGGCAGCAGTGACAACGCTCGTCCACGCTCAGGTCGCCCAACCACTCGAACACCTGCCCAGAACTGGTACAGCGCACCTTCAGCAGCTCACCATGCATGTGCAACACCCGTTTA
Coding sequences within it:
- the potD gene encoding spermidine/putrescine ABC transporter substrate-binding protein PotD; translated protein: MKKWSHLLAAGMMALSFCSANAADDGKTLYFYNWTEYVPPGLLEQFTKETGIKVIYSTYESNESMYAKLKTYKDGAYDLVVPSTYFIAKMSKEGMLQKIDKSKLSNFKDLDPSLLHKSFDPQNDYSIPYIWGATAIGINTEAIDPKSITSWADLWKPEYKGSLLLTDDAREVFQVALRKLGYSGNTTDPKQIEAAYNELKKLMPNVLAFNSDNPANPYMEGEVNLGMLWNGSAYVARQAGTPIEIVWPKEGGIFWMDSLAIPANAKNVDGALKLINFLLRPEIAVQVAETIGYPTPNLAARKLLPKEIADDKSLYPDDAVIENGEWQNDVGEASTLYETYFQKLKAGR
- the cobB gene encoding Sir2 family NAD+-dependent deacetylase, producing the protein MHTRHRLCQFRKSKHVLHQRFRSRIFHRDTMAAAELKKPFVVVLTGAGISAESGIRTFRAADGLWEEHKVEDVATLDGFKRDPALVQAFYNARRQQLQQPEVAPNAAHRVLADLEEWLGDNFLLVTQNIDNLHERAGSKRVLHMHGELLKVRCTSSGQVFEWLGDLSVDERCHCCQFPAPLRPHVVWFGEMPLGMDEIYTALAKADFFVAIGTSGNVYPAAGFVHEARLGGAYTMELNLEPSQVESQFEEKHYGPASEVVPRFVHKFLMGKVERADKP